One part of the Candidatus Poribacteria bacterium genome encodes these proteins:
- a CDS encoding lactate racemase domain-containing protein, with translation MSMYIAHGGKNTVITTEEKHALLHEALLKLGGIPKKILVVPPDITRLHSNAGELTQILYELWDTANGTTFDILPAIGTHAPMTEAQIDEMYGDLPKATYHIHHWRTGLYHFGEVPSEFVQEVSGGKLDYSIPVAVNRRLVEGEYELIISVGQVIPHEVIGIANGFKNILVGAGGVEMINKSHFLGAVDGMERLMGQTDTSVRRVLNYAHTNYLKQLGILYVMSVMDADASGERVMRGLYVGDDAHTFETAAELSRSVNMTFLDEPLSKVVVYLDPREFKSTWLGNKAIYRTRMAMADNGELIIIAPGLREFGEDTEIDRLIRKYGYCGTPATLNAVSENAELQENLSAAAHLIHGSTEGRFKVTYATEYLTQAEIESVGYEWAPVNEVLAEYNPETLVDGFNDGGFFFISEPGQGLWALRSRFSE, from the coding sequence TTACTGCATGAGGCACTCCTCAAGTTAGGTGGTATTCCAAAGAAGATCTTAGTGGTTCCACCGGATATAACCCGACTCCATTCAAATGCTGGCGAACTCACCCAAATCCTCTATGAATTGTGGGACACAGCAAACGGCACAACTTTTGATATCCTCCCCGCTATCGGGACACATGCCCCAATGACTGAAGCACAGATTGATGAAATGTACGGCGATTTGCCCAAAGCGACATATCACATCCATCACTGGCGGACTGGGTTATACCACTTCGGTGAAGTCCCATCTGAATTCGTTCAGGAGGTTTCGGGCGGCAAACTTGATTATAGCATTCCTGTCGCTGTAAACCGCCGTCTTGTAGAGGGGGAATATGAACTTATCATCTCTGTCGGACAGGTGATTCCACACGAGGTTATCGGTATCGCCAACGGATTTAAAAACATCCTTGTCGGTGCAGGCGGGGTTGAGATGATTAACAAATCGCATTTCCTCGGTGCTGTAGACGGCATGGAACGCCTGATGGGGCAGACGGATACCTCTGTCAGGAGAGTGTTGAATTACGCACATACCAATTACCTAAAACAACTCGGCATCCTGTATGTCATGAGCGTCATGGATGCCGATGCCTCTGGAGAACGCGTGATGCGTGGACTTTACGTCGGTGACGATGCCCACACCTTTGAAACTGCTGCAGAATTGAGCAGGTCCGTTAATATGACCTTCTTAGATGAACCGCTATCGAAAGTGGTCGTCTACTTGGATCCGCGGGAGTTTAAAAGTACGTGGCTTGGTAATAAGGCGATCTACCGTACACGGATGGCGATGGCAGACAACGGTGAGTTGATCATCATCGCGCCAGGGTTACGTGAATTCGGCGAGGACACTGAAATTGATCGATTGATCCGAAAATACGGCTACTGCGGCACACCCGCGACACTCAATGCCGTCTCAGAAAACGCTGAGTTACAGGAAAATCTCTCCGCCGCTGCACACTTGATTCACGGTAGTACTGAGGGACGTTTCAAGGTCACTTATGCAACGGAATACCTCACCCAAGCCGAAATTGAATCGGTTGGCTACGAATGGGCACCTGTCAATGAGGTGCTCGCTGAATACAACCCCGAAACGCTTGTTGATGGATTTAACGATGGCGGCTTTTTCTTCATCAGCGAACCCGGACAAGGGTTGTGGGCACTACGCTCTCGGTTTAGTGAGTAG